The following DNA comes from Amycolatopsis albispora.
AGCAGCAGCTGCTGCTTGTCCCGGAAGTGGTGCAGCAGCCCGGCATCGGTGATCCCGGCGTCCCTGGCGATCTGCGCGAGCGAGGTCTTGCGGTAGCCGTCCCGGCCGAACCGCACCAGCGCGGCGTCCAGGATCTGGTTGCGCCTGGCCACTCCGGCCGCGTACGCCCCGCGCGGCCCTCTCGAGGTCACCATGCGGTCACCGTACGGGCACGGGGACGGTCCCGGACCACCCGCACTGCCCTGTGACATGGACCACAGCGCCAACACCTAGTGATCACTAGCTTTTGGACCCATCATCTTCTCCACACGCTGAAGCGCCTTCCCACGCCCCGAAAGGAGCGGCTCATGACACCGACGTCGGCGAGCCCGCAACTCGATGCCACCGCGCCAGCCGGAAACGACGGGAAGTGGACACCCCGGCTGGTCGCCGTGCTGATCGCGCTGGCGCTGCCGACGCAGCTGCTCGCGGCCGCCGGCATTCTCGGGGCCAACGCGACCGCGAGCGTGGCGGGGAGCTTCCAGACCGCGCAGGTGGCCTGGTTCAGCCTGACCGTGGTGCTGGTCTCCACGCTGCTGACCCCGTTCGTGATCAAGCTGGGTGACCGCTTCGGCACCAAGCCAGTCATGCTGGCGATGACCGGGCTCGGCGTGCTGGGCGACCTCATCGCCGCGCTCGCGGGCAGTTTCCCGCTGCTGTTGCTCGGCCGCGCGATCGCCGGGTGCTACGGGCCGTTCGCCGCGATGGCCTTTCCCGCCGTCCGCGAGATCTTCCCCCGCGCCCTGGTCAAGCCGGCCAGCGGCATTCTCGGCAGCAGCATGGGGCTGGTCGCGCTCGCCGCGCCGTTCCTGGCCGGCTGGCTGGTCGACACCTGGGGCTACCGCGGCGTGATGTGGTTCCTGGCCGCGATGACCGCGCTTTCGTTCGTCCTGATCGCCCTCGTCGTTCCGCGCACGCCGCGGCGCGACCACCGCCCCGGCTTCGACTGGCTCGGCGGGCTGACGCTCGGCGGCGGGCTGACCGCGGTGGTCTTCGCCCTCGGCCAGGGACCCAGCTGGGGCTGGCTCAGCGGCCGCACCCTCGGGTGGTTCGGCGGCGGCCTGCTGGCCGTGGTGCTGTTCGTCCTGGTGGAGCGGCGCAGCGCGCATCCGATCCTGGACCTGAAGGTGCTCACCCGGCGCCCGGTCGCCCTGGTGCTGGTCACCGGCGGGCTGGCGCAGTCGATCGCGTTCACCCTGCCCGCCATCGGGATCATGCTCGCCCTCTTCCCCAGCATTCCGGGGGTTTCCGGCGGGCTCGGCTGGACCGGGCAGCACAACGCGGTGGTCGGGGTGAGCTGGAACCTGGTGATGTTCGTGACGGGCCTGTTCGCGAGCCGCCTGCTGCGCGGGACCGACGCCCGGCTGGTGTGGTGGGCCGGGCTGCTGCTGATGGGCGCCGGGTACGGGCTGATGGGGTTCTTCCACGGCAACGAAATCGAACTCGTGCTGACCGCGTGCCTGGCCAACTTCGGTGCCGGGTTCGTGCTCGCCGGCTCACCGGCGCTGGTCGTCGGGGTGGTGTCCCCGGCGGAGCAGGGCATCGGCAGCGGCATGCTGAACATGCTGATGAACCTGTTCGGGGCGGTGGTGACGGCGATGGCCTTCGCCGTGCTCACCGAACACGGCACCGTCTTCCACGGCAACCTGTTCTACCAGGACGCCGGATTCGCCTGGGTCTTCTGGATCGGGGCGCTCCTGACCGCGGTGACGCTGCTGCTGTCGCTGTTCATCCCGCCGCAGCGCGGCGAACCGTCCGCCGGAGGCATCCGGCACCCGACCGACGAGGAGCGGAAATGACCCACCCCTACCAGGATCCCGGCCGGGACACCGCGGACCGCGTGGCGGACCTGCTGCCGCGGATGACCCTGGAGGACAAGGCCGGACTGCTGTTCCACCAGGTGATCGGGATCGGCGACCGGCCGGCACCGGCCGGCCGCACCGGCGAGCACATGCTGTCCCAAAGCCGGATGACGCACTTCAACCTGCTGGGGTCCGGCAGCGCCCGCGAGATCGCCATGCTGCACAACGACTTGCAGCAGCGGGCCGAGGAGAGCGGCCTCGGCGTCCCGGTGACGCTGTCGACCGACCCCCGGCACTCCTTCACCGACAACCCGGGCACGGCGATGCTGGCGGGCGCGTTCTCGCAGTGGCCGGAAACCCTCGGCCTGGCGGCGATCGGCGACGCGGAGCTGGTCCGCCGCTACGCCGGAACCGTGCGCCGCGAATACCTCGCCGTCGGCTTCCGGGTCGCCCTGCACCCCCAGCTGGACCTGGCCACCGAACCCCGCTGGGCCCGTATCTCCGGCACCTTCGGAGAGGACGCGGACCTCACCGCGAAGCTCGGCGTCGCCTATCTCGAGGGGCTGCGCGGAACCGGGGACGCCAAGGACAGCGTGTCCGCGATGGTCAAGCACTTCCCCGGTGGCGGTCCGCAGGCCGGCGGCGAAGACCCGCACTTCCCCTACGGCAAGGAACAGATCTACCCCGGCGGGTTCTTCGACTACCACCTGCGGCCGTTCCGGGCCGCCATCGCCGCGGGCGCGACGCAGATCATGCCGTACTACGGCAAACCGGTCGGCACGAGCTACGAAGAGGTCGCCTTCGGCTTCAACAAGGGCATCATCACCGTACTGCTGCGCGAGGAACTGGGGTTCGACGGCATCGTGTGCACCGACTGGGGCCTGCTCACCGACCAGCTGGTGATGGGGGAACCGCACCAGGCGCGCGCCTGGGGAGTGGAGGAACTCGATCCGGCGCAGCGGCTGCTGCTGGCGCTGGACGCCGGAGTGGACCAGTTCGGCGGCGAGTCCTGCGCCGAACTGGTGGTGGAGCTGGTGCGGGCCGGACGGCTCCCCGAAGCCCGCGTCGACGAATCGGCGGCCCGGTTGCTGGCCGAGAAGTTCCGGCTCGGCCTGTTCGACGACCGCCGGTACGTGGACCCGGACGCCGCCGAGGAGCTCGTCGGCAGGGCCGACTTCCGCGCCGACGGCCGGGACGCGCAACGGCGTTCGCTGACCCTGCTGCACAACCGGGACGGGATGCTGCCGGTGCGCGGGCGTCCTCGGCTGTACGTGGAAGGCGTCGCCGCGGAAGCCGTGGCCGAGTACGCCGAACTCGCCGCCACACCGCACGAGGCCGATCTCGCGGTGCTCCGGCTGAGCACCCCGTACGAACCGCGGCCCGGTCTCTTCGAGTCCTTCTTCCACGCCGGGCGCCTCGACTTCGCCCCGGAGCGCCTCGAGGAGATCCTCACCCTGCTGGACGCGGTCCCGACCGTGGTGGTCATCCACCTGGAACGGCCCGCAGTCATCCCGGAGATCGCCGGCCGCTGCGCCGCGCTGGTCGCCTCCTACGGCACCGGCGACCGCGCCCTGCTGGACGTCCTTTTCGGACGGTCCGCGCCGGAGGGCGCGCTGCCGTTCCAGCTGCCGCGTTCGATGTCCGAAGTGGAGGGTGGCAGGCCGGACGTGCCACGGGAAAGCCCCGACCCGCTCTTCCCGTTCGGCCACGGCCTGCGGTACCCGGCGTCCTGAGCCCCGTCAGGGGCGGCGGTGCTCGCTGCCGACGATCGGGTTCCGGAGCACACCCAGCCGGTCCACCTCGACCTCGACCACGTCACCCGGCCGCAGCAGCCACGGCGGCGTGCGCGCGTAACCGACCCCGGAGGGCGTGCCCGTGGCCAGCAGGTCACCGGGACGCAGGGTCATCGTCCGGGAGATGTGCGCGAGGGTCTCCCCGACGTGGTAGACCATCTCGGTGGTCGAGCCGTCCTGGACGGTCTCGCCGTTGACGCGGGTCCGGACCCGGAGACCGTTCCGCAGATCGCCGACCTCACTCGCGGGGACCAGCGGCCCGAGCGGCCCGGACCGGTCGGCGTTCTTGCCGAGAATCCACTGCGACGTCAGCTTCTGCGCCCGCCGCGCGGTGATGTCGTTGAAGACCGAGTAACCGACGACGGCCGCGAGCGCCTCGTCCGGCTCGGCGTCCACCAGCGTTCGTCCCACCCAGGCGACGATCTCACCCTCCCAGTCGAGGCCGTCCTCGTTCGCGGGCACCGGCACCTCCGCCCCGCCGACGGTCAACGACCGCGTCCACCGGGCGAACAGCGTCGGGTGCTCGGGCAGTTCCTGATCACGGTAGGAGCCCTCGGCGACGTGCTTGAGGTAGTTCAGCCCGATGCACAGCACCCGCGCGTCCGGCAGTACCGGCGGCACCAGCGTGACGGCGCCGAGCGGCAGCCTCTCCCCCGTCGCTTCCTGACCGAGGTGCCCCTCGGGTTCGGCCCAGAACTCCTCAAGCCCGCAGAGGACGGTGACCTGCGTTCCGTCCTCGGACAGCGTCGCCACGTCGACGCCGCCCGCGCGCGCCACTCCCACAATCCGCATGTCACTCCTCGGCCGTAGATAACTCTGTAAACATTACAGAGTTTATGGTTGACTAGCACTATGACCGAGTTGTTCGCCGGACTCAAGGTCGCGAGCGCCACGCCCCGCACCCGGGCCGCGCAGCTCGCGGCCGCCGTGGAGAACCGCGTCCGCACGGCCGGCCTGGGCGCGGGATCGCCGGTCGGCACGATCGAGGCGCTCCAGCGCGAATCCGGGCTCGCCAGGGCGACCGTGAACGAGGCCGTCCGGCTGCTGGCCGACCGGGACGTGCTGGTCGTGCGGCCCGGGCGCGGCGGCGGCCTGTTCGTCGCGGACCAGGGGCCGGTCGTCCGGATGCGGCGCACCCTGCTCGGCATTCGCGAGGACGCCCAGGAGACGGTGGCGGACGCGGTCGAGCTGCGCGATCACCTCGAAGAACTCATCGACGTCGGTGCCGCCCGCTGCCGCCGCGAGTCGGACATCCCCGGGCTGCGGTCCGCCGTGGCGGCGATGGCCGAGGCCACCGACTGGGACGGCTTCGTCCGGGCGAACTGGGCGCTGCACGAGCACATCGCCGCGCTGTGCCCCAACGCCATGGCCCGCGCGGTGTATCTCGGCACGCTCGGCCACCTCGGCTCGACCACCCCACGATCGGACTCCCCCG
Coding sequences within:
- a CDS encoding FadR/GntR family transcriptional regulator — protein: MTELFAGLKVASATPRTRAAQLAAAVENRVRTAGLGAGSPVGTIEALQRESGLARATVNEAVRLLADRDVLVVRPGRGGGLFVADQGPVVRMRRTLLGIREDAQETVADAVELRDHLEELIDVGAARCRRESDIPGLRSAVAAMAEATDWDGFVRANWALHEHIAALCPNAMARAVYLGTLGHLGSTTPRSDSPDTGAYRAERLRIHADLVEAIAAGDEAAVRAAVARHNSTD
- a CDS encoding MFS transporter; this encodes MTPTSASPQLDATAPAGNDGKWTPRLVAVLIALALPTQLLAAAGILGANATASVAGSFQTAQVAWFSLTVVLVSTLLTPFVIKLGDRFGTKPVMLAMTGLGVLGDLIAALAGSFPLLLLGRAIAGCYGPFAAMAFPAVREIFPRALVKPASGILGSSMGLVALAAPFLAGWLVDTWGYRGVMWFLAAMTALSFVLIALVVPRTPRRDHRPGFDWLGGLTLGGGLTAVVFALGQGPSWGWLSGRTLGWFGGGLLAVVLFVLVERRSAHPILDLKVLTRRPVALVLVTGGLAQSIAFTLPAIGIMLALFPSIPGVSGGLGWTGQHNAVVGVSWNLVMFVTGLFASRLLRGTDARLVWWAGLLLMGAGYGLMGFFHGNEIELVLTACLANFGAGFVLAGSPALVVGVVSPAEQGIGSGMLNMLMNLFGAVVTAMAFAVLTEHGTVFHGNLFYQDAGFAWVFWIGALLTAVTLLLSLFIPPQRGEPSAGGIRHPTDEERK
- a CDS encoding fumarylacetoacetate hydrolase family protein yields the protein MRIVGVARAGGVDVATLSEDGTQVTVLCGLEEFWAEPEGHLGQEATGERLPLGAVTLVPPVLPDARVLCIGLNYLKHVAEGSYRDQELPEHPTLFARWTRSLTVGGAEVPVPANEDGLDWEGEIVAWVGRTLVDAEPDEALAAVVGYSVFNDITARRAQKLTSQWILGKNADRSGPLGPLVPASEVGDLRNGLRVRTRVNGETVQDGSTTEMVYHVGETLAHISRTMTLRPGDLLATGTPSGVGYARTPPWLLRPGDVVEVEVDRLGVLRNPIVGSEHRRP
- a CDS encoding glycoside hydrolase family 3 protein, yielding MTHPYQDPGRDTADRVADLLPRMTLEDKAGLLFHQVIGIGDRPAPAGRTGEHMLSQSRMTHFNLLGSGSAREIAMLHNDLQQRAEESGLGVPVTLSTDPRHSFTDNPGTAMLAGAFSQWPETLGLAAIGDAELVRRYAGTVRREYLAVGFRVALHPQLDLATEPRWARISGTFGEDADLTAKLGVAYLEGLRGTGDAKDSVSAMVKHFPGGGPQAGGEDPHFPYGKEQIYPGGFFDYHLRPFRAAIAAGATQIMPYYGKPVGTSYEEVAFGFNKGIITVLLREELGFDGIVCTDWGLLTDQLVMGEPHQARAWGVEELDPAQRLLLALDAGVDQFGGESCAELVVELVRAGRLPEARVDESAARLLAEKFRLGLFDDRRYVDPDAAEELVGRADFRADGRDAQRRSLTLLHNRDGMLPVRGRPRLYVEGVAAEAVAEYAELAATPHEADLAVLRLSTPYEPRPGLFESFFHAGRLDFAPERLEEILTLLDAVPTVVVIHLERPAVIPEIAGRCAALVASYGTGDRALLDVLFGRSAPEGALPFQLPRSMSEVEGGRPDVPRESPDPLFPFGHGLRYPAS